A single genomic interval of Vibrio gallicus harbors:
- the rplB gene encoding 50S ribosomal protein L2 yields the protein MAIVKCKPTSPGRRHVVKVVNADLHKGKPYAPLLEKNSKNGGRNNNGRITVRHIGGGHKHHYRLIDFKRTKDGIPAKVERLEYDPNRSANIALVLYADGERSYIIAPKGISAGDTVQSGVDAPIKAGNTLPMRNIPVGSTVHCVELKPGKGAQIARSAGAYAQIVARDGAYVTLRLRSGEMRKVLSEGRATIGEVGNSEHMLRELGKAGASRWRGVRPTVRGVVMNPVDHPHGGGEGRTSGGRHPVSPWGMPTKGFKTRKNKRTDKYIVRRRNK from the coding sequence ATGGCTATTGTTAAATGTAAGCCGACTTCCCCTGGTCGTCGTCACGTAGTTAAAGTTGTTAATGCTGACCTGCACAAAGGTAAGCCATACGCACCTCTTCTAGAGAAAAACTCTAAGAACGGTGGTCGTAACAACAACGGTCGTATTACTGTACGTCATATCGGTGGTGGTCATAAACATCACTATCGTTTGATTGATTTCAAACGTACTAAAGATGGCATCCCAGCGAAAGTTGAGCGCCTAGAATACGATCCAAACCGTAGCGCAAACATTGCTCTAGTTCTGTACGCAGACGGTGAGCGTAGCTACATTATTGCACCAAAAGGCATTTCAGCTGGTGATACAGTCCAGTCTGGTGTTGATGCGCCTATTAAAGCAGGTAACACCCTGCCAATGCGTAACATCCCAGTTGGTTCAACTGTTCACTGTGTTGAACTTAAGCCTGGTAAAGGTGCACAAATTGCTCGTTCTGCAGGTGCATACGCACAAATCGTCGCTCGCGACGGTGCATATGTAACTCTACGCCTACGTTCTGGCGAGATGCGCAAAGTTCTTTCTGAAGGTCGTGCAACGATCGGTGAAGTTGGTAACTCTGAGCACATGCTACGTGAACTAGGTAAAGCTGGTGCTTCACGCTGGCGCGGCGTACGTCCAACCGTACGTGGTGTAGTAATGAACCCAGTAGATCACCCACACGGTGGTGGTGAAGGTCGTACTTCTGGTGGTCGTCACCCAGTATCACCTTGGGGTATGCCTACTAAAGGCTTCAAAACCCGTAAGAACAAGCGCACTGACAAGTACATCGTACGTCGTCGTAACAAGTAA
- the rplW gene encoding 50S ribosomal protein L23, with protein sequence MITEERLLKVLRAPHISEKATMAAEKANTIVFKVAKDATKREIKAAVEKLFEVEVKSVNTLVLKGKTKRQGMREGRRSDVKKAYVTLKEGQDLDFVGGAE encoded by the coding sequence ATGATCACTGAAGAGCGTCTACTAAAAGTTCTACGTGCTCCACATATCTCTGAAAAAGCAACTATGGCTGCTGAGAAAGCGAACACTATCGTTTTCAAAGTAGCAAAAGATGCAACTAAAAGAGAAATCAAAGCAGCAGTAGAAAAGCTTTTTGAAGTTGAAGTTAAGTCTGTAAATACTCTTGTTCTTAAGGGTAAGACCAAACGTCAAGGTATGCGTGAAGGCCGTCGTTCAGACGTTAAGAAAGCCTACGTTACCTTGAAAGAAGGTCAAGATCTTGACTTCGTTGGCGGTGCGGAATAA